Proteins from a genomic interval of Euwallacea fornicatus isolate EFF26 chromosome 1, ASM4011564v1, whole genome shotgun sequence:
- the ovo gene encoding transcriptional regulator ovo isoform X6 — protein MPKIFLIKNRLHQQQQRLLENQHAAQIKNDLGIEKSDVGPASPPSPKPLSLIVPKKEDKKLEERCSKSESSLSQEKPKKPSEPFPPRRFISSILGGDIPYGSRGHVLTRAERKEYPPILPPNKISLPSNPKPKEDVPKPQNLAPIRHFSVIQRTPKTKREEDTEVRLPAPLVHQEPEQDQPIDYHIPKRKGEVENEEEERRHREQRRSHCSKVNKPLINVRAIVGKLPVVTSAAAGHGRSTSNGSGANSNSGSSGSGSGGSINFSGGSGGSNSGGALGGGTGGGGMNPGRDGRQNYGPSSPPTGSLPPFYESLKGGNNGNGYNANGGFSSSYLVNGHQNMDCDTGQELANLSINSGQASPKQYSTLQNASYGIIMKDETDLDIYENKMDPMNQLLPNNYSAYDESMMVDMVTGAVVDPLQFTATLTFSSSAEHALLESLSDATDLSSFLQRLPSEEQGDNEEGVSNSNTESGQLQVDQNIDGFSEQMLNRNQYETRPGYNHSQFSKMYQDSLPSYSSSLNSSSDSLQVQMQQQQQQQQQQQQQMLSPTLSFNGSGLDLDSPTTMSLPSPGAASCSLDGDGTISPSAGSVSGSGRRESASSGEVPNVGPSLQGRLGLPNEVQLEFVNGGHGIKNPLATQESPRQGPRTEDKTKVASVTSEDGQTTFCCKICNKTFALQRLLNRHMKCHSDIKRYLCTFCGKGFNDTFDLKRHTRTHTGVRPYKCGLCEKSFTQRCSLESHCLKVHGVQHQYAYKERRTKVYVCEECGHTTSEPEVHYLHLKEKHPYSPALLKFYDKRHFKFTNSNFANMLLQVRT, from the exons ATAAAAAACTAGAAGAGCGTTGCTCAAAATCTGAATCTTCACTCTCCCAAGAAAAACCTAAGAAGCCCTCAGAACCATTCCCCCCTCGTCGCTTCATTTCCTCCATCCTTGGAGGGGATATTCCGTATGGTAGTCGAGGGCACGTGTTAACGCGAGCAGAAAGGAAGGAATATCCACCCATTTTACCCCcgaacaaaatttctcttcCATCCAATCCCAAGCCAAAGGAAGACGTCCCCAAACCTCAAAACTTAGCTCCAATTCGACATTTCTCCGTTATTCAGAGAACCCCAAAGACGAAACGGGAAGAAGATACTGAGGTGAGATTACCAGCTCCTCTGGTGCATCAGGAACCTGAACAAGATCAGCCAATCGACTATCATATTCCCAAAAGAAAAGGAGAAGTGGAGAATGAAGAAGAAGAGAGACGGCACCGAGAGCAAAGAAGATCGCATTGCTCTAAGGTGAACAAACCCCTAATAAATGTTAGGGCAATTGTGGGGAAACTTCCCGTGGTCACTTCGGCTGCTGCAGGCCACGGTCGCTCCACCTCCAACGGAAGTGGGGCCAATTCAAACAGTGGTTCCAGTGGTTCGGGTAGTGGTGGTTCTATAAATTTTTCCGGGGGTTCTGGTGGAAGTAACAGCGGGGGTGCCCTCGGTGGCGGTACAGGGGGCGGTGGGATGAATCCTGGAAGGGATGGGCGACAAAATTACGGCCCTAGCAGCCCTCCTACGGGATCCCTTCCCCCTTTTTACGAATCCTTGAAAGGGGGGAATAATGGAAATGGATATAATGCCAACGGCGGATTTTCATCATCGTATCTGGTGAATGGTCACCAAAACATGGATTGTGACACCGGCCAA GAACTAGCAAATTTGTCCATTAACAGCGGCCAAGCTTCGCCCAAGCAATATTCGACCTTGCAAAATGCCTCTTATGGTATAATAATGAAAGACGAGACTGATTTGGATATTTACGAGAACAAAATGGACCCCATGAATCAGCTTTTGCCTAATAACTATTCTGCCTATGATGAGAGCATGATGGTGGATATGGTGACTGGAGCTGTG gtGGATCCTCTGCAATTCACAGCAACATTAACCTTTTCAAGTAGTGCTGAACATGCCCTTTTGGAAAGCCTGTCGGATGCGACAGATTTGTCCTCTTTCTTGCAAAGACTTCCCAGTGAGGAGCAAGGGGACAATGAGGAGGGAGTTAGCAATTCCAACACTGAGTCGGGACAGTTGCAAGTTGATCAGAACATTGACGGTTTCAGCGAACAGATGTTGAACAGAAACCAATATGAAACCAGACCTGGATATAATCACTCTCAGTTCTCCAAGATGTACCAAGACTCTCTACCGTCCTATTCTTCTTCCTTGAATTCTTCCTCGGATTCGCTCCAAGTTCAAatgcagcagcagcagcagcagcagcaacagcagCAACAGCAAATGCTCTCTCCAACTTTGAGCTTCAATG GAAGTGGACTAGATTTGGATTCACCTACCACGATGTCGTTGCCAAGTCCTGGAGCCGCTTCGTGTTCTTTGGATGGGGATGGCACCATAAGTCCATCGGCAGGCAGTGTGAGTGGTAGTGGAAGAAGAGAAAGTGCATCCTCCGGAGAGGTACCAAACGTGGGCCCGTCCCTGCAAGGCAGG ctGGGTTTGCCAAATGAGGTGCAACTGGAGTTTGTCAATGGGGGTCATGGGATTAAGAACCCCTTGGCAACTCAGGAAAGTCCAAGGCAAGGTCCGCGGACTGAGGACAAGACCAAAGTGGCCTCAGTCACCAGTGAGGACGGCCAAACAACATTCTGTTGTAAG ATTTGCAACAAGACCTTTGCCCTTCAACGGCTGCTCAACAGGCACATGAAGTGTCATTCTGATATAAAACGATACCTATGCACATTTTGCGGGAAAGGTTTTAATGATACTTTTGACTTAAAGAGACACACAAGAACTCATACTG GTGTTCGGCCTTACAAATGCGGCCTGTGCGAGAAATCCTTCACTCAAAGGTGTTCCCTTGAGTCTCACTGCCTCAAAGTTCATGGAGTGCAACATCAGTATGCCTACAAAGAAAGGCGGACAAAA GTTTACGTTTGTGAGGAATGCGGCCACACCACCTCAGAACCAGAAGTCCACTACCTCCACCTAAAGGAGAAACACCCCTACAGTCCGGCTCTTCTGAAATTTTATGATAAGCgacattttaaattcactAATTCCAATTTCGCCAACATGCTTTTACAAGTACGAACTTAA
- the ovo gene encoding transcriptional regulator ovo isoform X1, with protein MPKIFLIKNRLHQQQQRLLENQHAAQIKNDLGIEKSDVGPASPPSPKPLSLIVPKKEDKKLEERCSKSESSLSQEKPKKPSEPFPPRRFISSILGGDIPYGSRGHVLTRAERKEYPPILPPNKISLPSNPKPKEDVPKPQNLAPIRHFSVIQRTPKTKREEDTEVRLPAPLVHQEPEQDQPIDYHIPKRKGEVENEEEERRHREQRRSHCSKVNKPLINVRAIVGKLPVVTSAAAGHGRSTSNGSGANSNSGSSGSGSGGSINFSGGSGGSNSGGALGGGTGGGGMNPGRDGRQNYGPSSPPTGSLPPFYESLKGGNNGNGYNANGGFSSSYLVNGHQNMDCDTGQQELANLSINSGQASPKQYSTLQNASYGIIMKDETDLDIYENKMDPMNQLLPNNYSAYDESMMVDMVTGAVVDPLQFTATLTFSSSAEHALLESLSDATDLSSFLQRLPSEEQGDNEEGVSNSNTESGQLQVDQNIDGFSEQMLNRNQYETRPGYNHSQFSKMYQDSLPSYSSSLNSSSDSLQVQMQQQQQQQQQQQQQMLSPTLSFNGSGLDLDSPTTMSLPSPGAASCSLDGDGTISPSAGSVSGSGRRESASSGEVPNVGPSLQGRVNVLQKRLGLPNEVQLEFVNGGHGIKNPLATQESPRQGPRTEDKTKVASVTSEDGQTTFCCKVRTCKICNKTFALQRLLNRHMKCHSDIKRYLCTFCGKGFNDTFDLKRHTRTHTGVRPYKCGLCEKSFTQRCSLESHCLKVHGVQHQYAYKERRTKVYVCEECGHTTSEPEVHYLHLKEKHPYSPALLKFYDKRHFKFTNSNFANMLLQVRT; from the exons ATAAAAAACTAGAAGAGCGTTGCTCAAAATCTGAATCTTCACTCTCCCAAGAAAAACCTAAGAAGCCCTCAGAACCATTCCCCCCTCGTCGCTTCATTTCCTCCATCCTTGGAGGGGATATTCCGTATGGTAGTCGAGGGCACGTGTTAACGCGAGCAGAAAGGAAGGAATATCCACCCATTTTACCCCcgaacaaaatttctcttcCATCCAATCCCAAGCCAAAGGAAGACGTCCCCAAACCTCAAAACTTAGCTCCAATTCGACATTTCTCCGTTATTCAGAGAACCCCAAAGACGAAACGGGAAGAAGATACTGAGGTGAGATTACCAGCTCCTCTGGTGCATCAGGAACCTGAACAAGATCAGCCAATCGACTATCATATTCCCAAAAGAAAAGGAGAAGTGGAGAATGAAGAAGAAGAGAGACGGCACCGAGAGCAAAGAAGATCGCATTGCTCTAAGGTGAACAAACCCCTAATAAATGTTAGGGCAATTGTGGGGAAACTTCCCGTGGTCACTTCGGCTGCTGCAGGCCACGGTCGCTCCACCTCCAACGGAAGTGGGGCCAATTCAAACAGTGGTTCCAGTGGTTCGGGTAGTGGTGGTTCTATAAATTTTTCCGGGGGTTCTGGTGGAAGTAACAGCGGGGGTGCCCTCGGTGGCGGTACAGGGGGCGGTGGGATGAATCCTGGAAGGGATGGGCGACAAAATTACGGCCCTAGCAGCCCTCCTACGGGATCCCTTCCCCCTTTTTACGAATCCTTGAAAGGGGGGAATAATGGAAATGGATATAATGCCAACGGCGGATTTTCATCATCGTATCTGGTGAATGGTCACCAAAACATGGATTGTGACACCGGCCAA cagGAACTAGCAAATTTGTCCATTAACAGCGGCCAAGCTTCGCCCAAGCAATATTCGACCTTGCAAAATGCCTCTTATGGTATAATAATGAAAGACGAGACTGATTTGGATATTTACGAGAACAAAATGGACCCCATGAATCAGCTTTTGCCTAATAACTATTCTGCCTATGATGAGAGCATGATGGTGGATATGGTGACTGGAGCTGTG gtGGATCCTCTGCAATTCACAGCAACATTAACCTTTTCAAGTAGTGCTGAACATGCCCTTTTGGAAAGCCTGTCGGATGCGACAGATTTGTCCTCTTTCTTGCAAAGACTTCCCAGTGAGGAGCAAGGGGACAATGAGGAGGGAGTTAGCAATTCCAACACTGAGTCGGGACAGTTGCAAGTTGATCAGAACATTGACGGTTTCAGCGAACAGATGTTGAACAGAAACCAATATGAAACCAGACCTGGATATAATCACTCTCAGTTCTCCAAGATGTACCAAGACTCTCTACCGTCCTATTCTTCTTCCTTGAATTCTTCCTCGGATTCGCTCCAAGTTCAAatgcagcagcagcagcagcagcagcaacagcagCAACAGCAAATGCTCTCTCCAACTTTGAGCTTCAATG GAAGTGGACTAGATTTGGATTCACCTACCACGATGTCGTTGCCAAGTCCTGGAGCCGCTTCGTGTTCTTTGGATGGGGATGGCACCATAAGTCCATCGGCAGGCAGTGTGAGTGGTAGTGGAAGAAGAGAAAGTGCATCCTCCGGAGAGGTACCAAACGTGGGCCCGTCCCTGCAAGGCAGGGTAAATGTCTTGCAGAAGAGG ctGGGTTTGCCAAATGAGGTGCAACTGGAGTTTGTCAATGGGGGTCATGGGATTAAGAACCCCTTGGCAACTCAGGAAAGTCCAAGGCAAGGTCCGCGGACTGAGGACAAGACCAAAGTGGCCTCAGTCACCAGTGAGGACGGCCAAACAACATTCTGTTGTAAGGTACGCACATGCAAA ATTTGCAACAAGACCTTTGCCCTTCAACGGCTGCTCAACAGGCACATGAAGTGTCATTCTGATATAAAACGATACCTATGCACATTTTGCGGGAAAGGTTTTAATGATACTTTTGACTTAAAGAGACACACAAGAACTCATACTG GTGTTCGGCCTTACAAATGCGGCCTGTGCGAGAAATCCTTCACTCAAAGGTGTTCCCTTGAGTCTCACTGCCTCAAAGTTCATGGAGTGCAACATCAGTATGCCTACAAAGAAAGGCGGACAAAA GTTTACGTTTGTGAGGAATGCGGCCACACCACCTCAGAACCAGAAGTCCACTACCTCCACCTAAAGGAGAAACACCCCTACAGTCCGGCTCTTCTGAAATTTTATGATAAGCgacattttaaattcactAATTCCAATTTCGCCAACATGCTTTTACAAGTACGAACTTAA
- the ovo gene encoding transcriptional regulator ovo isoform X8, giving the protein MPKIFLIKNRLHQQQQRLLENQHAAQIKNDLGIEKSDVGPASPPSPKPLSLIVPKKEDKKLEERCSKSESSLSQEKPKKPSEPFPPRRFISSILGGDIPYGSRGHVLTRAERKEYPPILPPNKISLPSNPKPKEDVPKPQNLAPIRHFSVIQRTPKTKREEDTEVRLPAPLVHQEPEQDQPIDYHIPKRKGEVENEEEERRHREQRRSHCSKVNKPLINVRAIVGKLPVVTSAAAGHGRSTSNGSGANSNSGSSGSGSGGSINFSGGSGGSNSGGALGGGTGGGGMNPGRDGRQNYGPSSPPTGSLPPFYESLKGGNNGNGYNANGGFSSSYLVNGHQNMDCDTGQQELANLSINSGQASPKQYSTLQNASYGIIMKDETDLDIYENKMDPMNQLLPNNYSAYDESMMVDMVTGAVVDPLQFTATLTFSSSAEHALLESLSDATDLSSFLQRLPSEEQGDNEEGVSNSNTESGQLQVDQNIDGFSEQMLNRNQYETRPGYNHSQFSKMYQDSLPSYSSSLNSSSDSLQVQMQQQQQQQQQQQQQMLSPTLSFNGSGLDLDSPTTMSLPSPGAASCSLDGDGTISPSAGSLGLPNEVQLEFVNGGHGIKNPLATQESPRQGPRTEDKTKVASVTSEDGQTTFCCKVRTCKICNKTFALQRLLNRHMKCHSDIKRYLCTFCGKGFNDTFDLKRHTRTHTGVRPYKCGLCEKSFTQRCSLESHCLKVHGVQHQYAYKERRTKVYVCEECGHTTSEPEVHYLHLKEKHPYSPALLKFYDKRHFKFTNSNFANMLLQVRT; this is encoded by the exons ATAAAAAACTAGAAGAGCGTTGCTCAAAATCTGAATCTTCACTCTCCCAAGAAAAACCTAAGAAGCCCTCAGAACCATTCCCCCCTCGTCGCTTCATTTCCTCCATCCTTGGAGGGGATATTCCGTATGGTAGTCGAGGGCACGTGTTAACGCGAGCAGAAAGGAAGGAATATCCACCCATTTTACCCCcgaacaaaatttctcttcCATCCAATCCCAAGCCAAAGGAAGACGTCCCCAAACCTCAAAACTTAGCTCCAATTCGACATTTCTCCGTTATTCAGAGAACCCCAAAGACGAAACGGGAAGAAGATACTGAGGTGAGATTACCAGCTCCTCTGGTGCATCAGGAACCTGAACAAGATCAGCCAATCGACTATCATATTCCCAAAAGAAAAGGAGAAGTGGAGAATGAAGAAGAAGAGAGACGGCACCGAGAGCAAAGAAGATCGCATTGCTCTAAGGTGAACAAACCCCTAATAAATGTTAGGGCAATTGTGGGGAAACTTCCCGTGGTCACTTCGGCTGCTGCAGGCCACGGTCGCTCCACCTCCAACGGAAGTGGGGCCAATTCAAACAGTGGTTCCAGTGGTTCGGGTAGTGGTGGTTCTATAAATTTTTCCGGGGGTTCTGGTGGAAGTAACAGCGGGGGTGCCCTCGGTGGCGGTACAGGGGGCGGTGGGATGAATCCTGGAAGGGATGGGCGACAAAATTACGGCCCTAGCAGCCCTCCTACGGGATCCCTTCCCCCTTTTTACGAATCCTTGAAAGGGGGGAATAATGGAAATGGATATAATGCCAACGGCGGATTTTCATCATCGTATCTGGTGAATGGTCACCAAAACATGGATTGTGACACCGGCCAA cagGAACTAGCAAATTTGTCCATTAACAGCGGCCAAGCTTCGCCCAAGCAATATTCGACCTTGCAAAATGCCTCTTATGGTATAATAATGAAAGACGAGACTGATTTGGATATTTACGAGAACAAAATGGACCCCATGAATCAGCTTTTGCCTAATAACTATTCTGCCTATGATGAGAGCATGATGGTGGATATGGTGACTGGAGCTGTG gtGGATCCTCTGCAATTCACAGCAACATTAACCTTTTCAAGTAGTGCTGAACATGCCCTTTTGGAAAGCCTGTCGGATGCGACAGATTTGTCCTCTTTCTTGCAAAGACTTCCCAGTGAGGAGCAAGGGGACAATGAGGAGGGAGTTAGCAATTCCAACACTGAGTCGGGACAGTTGCAAGTTGATCAGAACATTGACGGTTTCAGCGAACAGATGTTGAACAGAAACCAATATGAAACCAGACCTGGATATAATCACTCTCAGTTCTCCAAGATGTACCAAGACTCTCTACCGTCCTATTCTTCTTCCTTGAATTCTTCCTCGGATTCGCTCCAAGTTCAAatgcagcagcagcagcagcagcagcaacagcagCAACAGCAAATGCTCTCTCCAACTTTGAGCTTCAATG GAAGTGGACTAGATTTGGATTCACCTACCACGATGTCGTTGCCAAGTCCTGGAGCCGCTTCGTGTTCTTTGGATGGGGATGGCACCATAAGTCCATCGGCAGGCAGT ctGGGTTTGCCAAATGAGGTGCAACTGGAGTTTGTCAATGGGGGTCATGGGATTAAGAACCCCTTGGCAACTCAGGAAAGTCCAAGGCAAGGTCCGCGGACTGAGGACAAGACCAAAGTGGCCTCAGTCACCAGTGAGGACGGCCAAACAACATTCTGTTGTAAGGTACGCACATGCAAA ATTTGCAACAAGACCTTTGCCCTTCAACGGCTGCTCAACAGGCACATGAAGTGTCATTCTGATATAAAACGATACCTATGCACATTTTGCGGGAAAGGTTTTAATGATACTTTTGACTTAAAGAGACACACAAGAACTCATACTG GTGTTCGGCCTTACAAATGCGGCCTGTGCGAGAAATCCTTCACTCAAAGGTGTTCCCTTGAGTCTCACTGCCTCAAAGTTCATGGAGTGCAACATCAGTATGCCTACAAAGAAAGGCGGACAAAA GTTTACGTTTGTGAGGAATGCGGCCACACCACCTCAGAACCAGAAGTCCACTACCTCCACCTAAAGGAGAAACACCCCTACAGTCCGGCTCTTCTGAAATTTTATGATAAGCgacattttaaattcactAATTCCAATTTCGCCAACATGCTTTTACAAGTACGAACTTAA
- the ovo gene encoding transcriptional regulator ovo isoform X5, whose translation MPKIFLIKNRLHQQQQRLLENQHAAQIKNDLGIEKSDVGPASPPSPKPLSLIVPKKEDKKLEERCSKSESSLSQEKPKKPSEPFPPRRFISSILGGDIPYGSRGHVLTRAERKEYPPILPPNKISLPSNPKPKEDVPKPQNLAPIRHFSVIQRTPKTKREEDTEVRLPAPLVHQEPEQDQPIDYHIPKRKGEVENEEEERRHREQRRSHCSKVNKPLINVRAIVGKLPVVTSAAAGHGRSTSNGSGANSNSGSSGSGSGGSINFSGGSGGSNSGGALGGGTGGGGMNPGRDGRQNYGPSSPPTGSLPPFYESLKGGNNGNGYNANGGFSSSYLVNGHQNMDCDTGQQELANLSINSGQASPKQYSTLQNASYGIIMKDETDLDIYENKMDPMNQLLPNNYSAYDESMMVDMVTGAVVDPLQFTATLTFSSSAEHALLESLSDATDLSSFLQRLPSEEQGDNEEGVSNSNTESGQLQVDQNIDGFSEQMLNRNQYETRPGYNHSQFSKMYQDSLPSYSSSLNSSSDSLQVQMQQQQQQQQQQQQQMLSPTLSFNGSGLDLDSPTTMSLPSPGAASCSLDGDGTISPSAGSVSGSGRRESASSGEVPNVGPSLQGRLGLPNEVQLEFVNGGHGIKNPLATQESPRQGPRTEDKTKVASVTSEDGQTTFCCKVRTCKICNKTFALQRLLNRHMKCHSDIKRYLCTFCGKGFNDTFDLKRHTRTHTGVRPYKCGLCEKSFTQRCSLESHCLKVHGVQHQYAYKERRTKVYVCEECGHTTSEPEVHYLHLKEKHPYSPALLKFYDKRHFKFTNSNFANMLLQVRT comes from the exons ATAAAAAACTAGAAGAGCGTTGCTCAAAATCTGAATCTTCACTCTCCCAAGAAAAACCTAAGAAGCCCTCAGAACCATTCCCCCCTCGTCGCTTCATTTCCTCCATCCTTGGAGGGGATATTCCGTATGGTAGTCGAGGGCACGTGTTAACGCGAGCAGAAAGGAAGGAATATCCACCCATTTTACCCCcgaacaaaatttctcttcCATCCAATCCCAAGCCAAAGGAAGACGTCCCCAAACCTCAAAACTTAGCTCCAATTCGACATTTCTCCGTTATTCAGAGAACCCCAAAGACGAAACGGGAAGAAGATACTGAGGTGAGATTACCAGCTCCTCTGGTGCATCAGGAACCTGAACAAGATCAGCCAATCGACTATCATATTCCCAAAAGAAAAGGAGAAGTGGAGAATGAAGAAGAAGAGAGACGGCACCGAGAGCAAAGAAGATCGCATTGCTCTAAGGTGAACAAACCCCTAATAAATGTTAGGGCAATTGTGGGGAAACTTCCCGTGGTCACTTCGGCTGCTGCAGGCCACGGTCGCTCCACCTCCAACGGAAGTGGGGCCAATTCAAACAGTGGTTCCAGTGGTTCGGGTAGTGGTGGTTCTATAAATTTTTCCGGGGGTTCTGGTGGAAGTAACAGCGGGGGTGCCCTCGGTGGCGGTACAGGGGGCGGTGGGATGAATCCTGGAAGGGATGGGCGACAAAATTACGGCCCTAGCAGCCCTCCTACGGGATCCCTTCCCCCTTTTTACGAATCCTTGAAAGGGGGGAATAATGGAAATGGATATAATGCCAACGGCGGATTTTCATCATCGTATCTGGTGAATGGTCACCAAAACATGGATTGTGACACCGGCCAA cagGAACTAGCAAATTTGTCCATTAACAGCGGCCAAGCTTCGCCCAAGCAATATTCGACCTTGCAAAATGCCTCTTATGGTATAATAATGAAAGACGAGACTGATTTGGATATTTACGAGAACAAAATGGACCCCATGAATCAGCTTTTGCCTAATAACTATTCTGCCTATGATGAGAGCATGATGGTGGATATGGTGACTGGAGCTGTG gtGGATCCTCTGCAATTCACAGCAACATTAACCTTTTCAAGTAGTGCTGAACATGCCCTTTTGGAAAGCCTGTCGGATGCGACAGATTTGTCCTCTTTCTTGCAAAGACTTCCCAGTGAGGAGCAAGGGGACAATGAGGAGGGAGTTAGCAATTCCAACACTGAGTCGGGACAGTTGCAAGTTGATCAGAACATTGACGGTTTCAGCGAACAGATGTTGAACAGAAACCAATATGAAACCAGACCTGGATATAATCACTCTCAGTTCTCCAAGATGTACCAAGACTCTCTACCGTCCTATTCTTCTTCCTTGAATTCTTCCTCGGATTCGCTCCAAGTTCAAatgcagcagcagcagcagcagcagcaacagcagCAACAGCAAATGCTCTCTCCAACTTTGAGCTTCAATG GAAGTGGACTAGATTTGGATTCACCTACCACGATGTCGTTGCCAAGTCCTGGAGCCGCTTCGTGTTCTTTGGATGGGGATGGCACCATAAGTCCATCGGCAGGCAGTGTGAGTGGTAGTGGAAGAAGAGAAAGTGCATCCTCCGGAGAGGTACCAAACGTGGGCCCGTCCCTGCAAGGCAGG ctGGGTTTGCCAAATGAGGTGCAACTGGAGTTTGTCAATGGGGGTCATGGGATTAAGAACCCCTTGGCAACTCAGGAAAGTCCAAGGCAAGGTCCGCGGACTGAGGACAAGACCAAAGTGGCCTCAGTCACCAGTGAGGACGGCCAAACAACATTCTGTTGTAAGGTACGCACATGCAAA ATTTGCAACAAGACCTTTGCCCTTCAACGGCTGCTCAACAGGCACATGAAGTGTCATTCTGATATAAAACGATACCTATGCACATTTTGCGGGAAAGGTTTTAATGATACTTTTGACTTAAAGAGACACACAAGAACTCATACTG GTGTTCGGCCTTACAAATGCGGCCTGTGCGAGAAATCCTTCACTCAAAGGTGTTCCCTTGAGTCTCACTGCCTCAAAGTTCATGGAGTGCAACATCAGTATGCCTACAAAGAAAGGCGGACAAAA GTTTACGTTTGTGAGGAATGCGGCCACACCACCTCAGAACCAGAAGTCCACTACCTCCACCTAAAGGAGAAACACCCCTACAGTCCGGCTCTTCTGAAATTTTATGATAAGCgacattttaaattcactAATTCCAATTTCGCCAACATGCTTTTACAAGTACGAACTTAA